From the Anaerolineales bacterium genome, one window contains:
- a CDS encoding AAA family ATPase, which produces MTTLASTPSLLMGLNAGSTLYGLRALEQEASEVEAAPEGTRNDTLNRAAFAAGQLVAGRELEQTSSEDRLLQAALKAGLPEAEARSTVKSGMDKGKLQPRSGTTNGHIAPPTEMPPAGSWKWLDAVDILAPRQPRGWVVENLLRPKSLNALYGPSGDFKSMLLMDLCSCLALGRPWLPALSDGAVEPFKTHKTTPLWINIDQPYDELKDRLAAFFNHYGNNTESGNIRHISFPSPAFLAENEDVVFGVADYALEMQSKLIVIDCLKMALGGLDENSGIVSIAMLNLRRMAEISGAAVLLIHHARKANGSEGRKGDSLRGHSAIEASLDLALRMERDEDSFTIVPTKVRSAPVQKFGGVFTFEHRPGTYELETAAMYGMPIGASAKQVAAQARAAALRSLESGEMTKTVLGQRVKEATGLGIVQISQAIDALEAAGAIQRRPASDARQKIYGLP; this is translated from the coding sequence ATGACAACACTCGCCTCAACTCCATCTTTGTTAATGGGCTTAAACGCTGGCTCTACGCTCTACGGCCTCCGGGCCTTGGAACAAGAAGCGAGCGAGGTTGAAGCTGCTCCAGAGGGAACGCGCAACGACACTTTAAATCGTGCTGCCTTCGCCGCCGGCCAGCTGGTTGCGGGGCGAGAGCTCGAACAGACAAGCTCAGAAGATCGCCTGCTGCAGGCTGCCTTAAAAGCTGGCTTGCCTGAGGCCGAGGCTCGTTCCACGGTGAAGTCTGGAATGGATAAAGGTAAGCTCCAGCCACGCAGCGGGACAACCAACGGGCATATTGCTCCACCAACTGAAATGCCGCCCGCAGGAAGCTGGAAGTGGCTAGATGCCGTAGACATTCTCGCGCCGCGCCAGCCCAGGGGCTGGGTGGTTGAGAACCTGCTGCGGCCAAAATCCTTGAACGCACTTTATGGCCCCAGCGGGGACTTCAAATCTATGCTACTTATGGACTTATGCTCTTGCCTGGCGCTGGGACGGCCTTGGTTGCCGGCACTCTCTGACGGAGCAGTAGAGCCATTCAAAACACACAAAACAACTCCCTTATGGATAAACATCGATCAGCCCTATGATGAGCTTAAAGACCGTCTGGCCGCGTTCTTCAATCATTACGGGAATAACACCGAGAGCGGCAACATCCGGCATATTTCGTTTCCCTCCCCAGCCTTTCTCGCCGAAAACGAGGACGTTGTTTTTGGAGTAGCTGATTATGCCTTAGAAATGCAATCCAAGCTCATAGTTATTGATTGTCTAAAAATGGCGCTGGGCGGGCTGGATGAAAATAGTGGCATTGTTTCAATCGCAATGCTGAACCTTCGCCGCATGGCCGAAATCAGTGGCGCAGCAGTGCTCCTGATTCACCACGCACGCAAGGCAAACGGAAGTGAGGGCCGCAAGGGAGATAGCCTGCGCGGCCACTCCGCCATCGAGGCCTCTCTTGATCTCGCTCTGCGAATGGAACGCGACGAAGACAGCTTCACAATTGTGCCTACCAAGGTGCGCTCTGCGCCGGTTCAGAAGTTTGGCGGGGTGTTTACATTCGAGCATCGCCCCGGGACTTACGAGCTTGAAACGGCCGCCATGTATGGAATGCCCATCGGGGCCTCCGCAAAGCAGGTAGCCGCGCAGGCAAGAGCGGCAGCCTTGAGATCCTTGGAATCGGGGGAGATGACGAAGACGGTGCTCGGCCAAAGGGTAAAGGAGGCAACTGGACTGGGGATTGTGCAAATCTCACAAGCCATCGATGCTTTGGAGGCAGCCGGAGCCATACAGCGCAGGCCTGCCTCCGATGCGCGGCAAAAGATATATGGCCTGCCGTAA
- a CDS encoding bifunctional DNA primase/polymerase has protein sequence MSIPPNPLLSHALSYAARGWRVFPAIPKGKRPLIKRWQHEASTDPAKIMSWWHRWPNANIAIATGNGLLVLDCDYDSGGALSLRQLREIAPLPKAPIADTARGCHFYFSNEMGLRNRAGLLPGLDLRGDGGFVIAPPSIHPSGLAYSWGVAP, from the coding sequence ATGAGTATCCCTCCTAACCCCTTGCTCTCCCATGCTCTGTCTTACGCTGCTCGCGGCTGGCGCGTCTTTCCGGCCATTCCCAAGGGCAAGCGCCCCCTGATTAAGCGCTGGCAGCATGAAGCCAGTACCGATCCAGCGAAAATCATGTCCTGGTGGCATCGCTGGCCAAATGCGAACATTGCGATCGCTACGGGCAACGGTTTGCTGGTACTGGATTGTGACTATGACTCAGGCGGGGCTCTTTCTCTACGACAACTACGCGAAATTGCCCCGTTGCCAAAAGCACCAATAGCTGACACAGCTCGTGGCTGCCATTTTTATTTCTCAAACGAAATGGGGCTCCGCAATCGGGCAGGCCTACTCCCGGGCCTGGACCTTCGAGGCGATGGCGGCTTTGTCATCGCACCGCCAAGCATTCATCCCTCAGGGCTGGCTTACTCTTGGGGAGTCGCTCCATGA
- a CDS encoding tyrosine-type recombinase/integrase → MLLSKAIEGFLLELRASDFSQNTIDVYSWALQLLINFVGDKELASVGESDVRAFWVYLKDEYKPKRPGGNQAPLSPASRQNVWVALKSFYNFASENFDIERADKNIKKPRFSPPVVQPYSNEQINALLKAAAGKSFHAARNTAILLVMLDTGVRASELCRIKVEDVSLENGHILVKPFGSGRKTKGRDVYIGKLARKAVWRWLSLKEASPTDYLFTTKDGRPYNRLMLRGLFVRLGKKAGVPGAGPHRARHSFAVSFLRNGGHVFALQRLLGHSDLQMSQRYLALAEADLATAHAAASPVDRLANF, encoded by the coding sequence ATGTTGCTCTCGAAAGCAATCGAGGGATTCCTGCTAGAGCTGCGTGCGAGCGACTTCTCTCAGAACACGATAGACGTCTACTCCTGGGCGCTGCAGCTGCTTATCAATTTCGTGGGGGACAAAGAACTCGCCAGCGTTGGCGAGTCTGACGTTAGGGCCTTCTGGGTTTACCTAAAAGATGAATACAAGCCAAAGCGGCCGGGTGGCAACCAGGCTCCCCTTTCGCCCGCCAGTCGGCAGAACGTCTGGGTGGCACTCAAGTCTTTCTACAACTTCGCCAGCGAGAACTTCGATATCGAGCGGGCAGACAAGAACATCAAGAAGCCGAGGTTCTCCCCGCCAGTTGTGCAGCCTTACAGCAACGAGCAGATCAACGCTCTGCTTAAAGCAGCCGCTGGCAAGTCATTCCACGCTGCGCGCAACACTGCCATCCTGTTAGTCATGCTAGATACTGGCGTGCGGGCCTCGGAGCTGTGTCGCATTAAGGTTGAGGATGTGAGCCTGGAGAATGGTCACATCCTGGTAAAACCATTCGGCTCCGGCAGAAAGACCAAAGGCCGAGATGTGTACATTGGCAAGCTGGCACGCAAGGCTGTCTGGCGCTGGCTGAGCCTCAAAGAGGCATCCCCCACTGACTACTTATTCACCACCAAAGACGGCCGGCCATACAACAGGCTCATGCTGCGTGGCTTATTCGTGCGCCTGGGCAAGAAAGCTGGCGTGCCAGGTGCCGGGCCGCACCGCGCCCGTCATTCCTTCGCGGTTTCCTTCCTCCGCAATGGCGGGCACGTCTTCGCTTTACAGCGGCTTCTAGGCCACAGCGATTTGCAAATGAGCCAGCGTTATCTCGCATTGGCTGAGGCAGACCTGGCAACTGCTCACGCGGCAGCAAGTCCAGTTGACAGATTGGCGAATTTTTAG
- a CDS encoding MFS transporter: MDFRRLTPILLVIFTNILGAGVIIPILPLYAEGAFAGTVFQVTLLASAYFAAQFISAPWLGRLSDKYGRRPILLISQVGTVIAFALFILSAQLGQWIDSWQLGLPLTGGMLMLFIARTLDGFTAGNITIAQAYISDMTPEQERARGLGLLQAAFGAGFIFGPAFGGFLSGFGAVAPFWGAAIITVLTLLLTWFTLEETLTADERADSLAGNPLGRIEWRQILRTPALMLILAIGFIASMAFSSLPSTFSLYADHILFAGYPDRARVQLLIGLMFTFNGLMQVFTQLVLIRPLVTRFGERRLLLLGQFTLAMTFFGLAAVAGPLLATALFAPLAFGYGISEPSIQALATRFGVRQNRGRLLGLYQAARSLALILGPIVAGYVYQNIAPQAVFNFAGAFMLLALSAALVLQRMRIEPIAG; this comes from the coding sequence ATGGACTTCAGACGTCTAACGCCAATTTTGCTGGTCATTTTCACGAACATTTTGGGGGCCGGGGTGATCATTCCGATCCTGCCCTTGTACGCCGAAGGCGCCTTTGCCGGCACCGTGTTCCAGGTAACGCTGTTGGCCTCGGCCTATTTTGCAGCTCAGTTCATCTCTGCCCCGTGGCTGGGGCGTCTGTCCGACAAGTACGGACGCCGTCCGATCCTGCTGATCAGTCAAGTCGGCACGGTAATCGCCTTCGCCCTTTTCATTCTCTCCGCACAACTGGGTCAATGGATTGACAGCTGGCAGCTTGGGTTGCCGCTGACCGGCGGCATGCTGATGCTGTTCATCGCTCGCACGCTGGACGGCTTCACCGCCGGCAATATCACCATCGCCCAGGCGTATATCAGCGATATGACGCCCGAACAAGAACGTGCACGCGGCTTGGGCTTGTTGCAGGCCGCCTTCGGGGCCGGCTTTATTTTTGGGCCGGCTTTTGGCGGTTTCCTGAGCGGGTTTGGCGCCGTGGCTCCTTTTTGGGGAGCCGCGATCATCACTGTATTGACCCTGCTGCTGACCTGGTTCACTCTGGAAGAAACGCTCACGGCGGATGAACGCGCTGACAGCCTGGCGGGCAATCCGCTGGGCAGGATCGAATGGCGACAGATCCTGCGCACGCCGGCACTGATGCTGATCCTGGCAATCGGCTTCATCGCCTCCATGGCCTTCTCCAGCCTGCCGTCGACCTTCTCTCTCTACGCCGACCATATATTATTTGCCGGCTACCCGGACCGCGCACGAGTTCAGCTGCTGATCGGGCTGATGTTCACTTTCAATGGACTGATGCAGGTCTTTACCCAGCTGGTATTGATCCGCCCACTGGTGACGCGCTTCGGTGAGCGGCGTTTGCTGCTGCTGGGCCAGTTCACGCTGGCCATGACCTTTTTCGGTCTGGCCGCTGTGGCCGGCCCATTGCTGGCCACGGCGCTATTCGCCCCGCTAGCCTTCGGGTACGGCATCAGCGAACCTAGCATCCAGGCGCTGGCCACCCGCTTCGGCGTGCGGCAAAACCGCGGCCGCCTCTTGGGGCTCTACCAAGCAGCACGCAGCCTGGCGCTTATCCTTGGCCCCATCGTGGCCGGATACGTCTACCAGAATATTGCGCCGCAAGCTGTGTTCAATTTCGCAGGGGCTTTCATGCTCCTGGCGCTCAGCGCCGCCCTAGTGCTGCAACGCATGAGGATCGAGCCGATTGCCGGCTGA
- a CDS encoding DEAD/DEAH box helicase family protein — MPVIVALDLETTGLDPEKDAIIEIGAVRFDGPRVQDEWSSLINPGRRIPPFISQLTGITDSMVQGAPALRQVLPKLAEFVGDAPILGQRIAFDLSFLRRHGLFQFNESVDTFDMAAVMMPGAGRYNLGALGQQLGILLPATHRALDDARVTQAVHQKLFERMLEMPIELLAEIAQLGDEHAWRGEFAFRQALRLRADELAAAGRSTLISNGPLFTTPPPASTGRRADPDEAQPLDSEEVAAMLQHGGPFSRQFGAFEHRSQQVEMARAVSEALGQGRHLLVEAGTGTGKSIAYTLPAALWAQKNDQRVVISTNTINLQDQLIHKDLPELQKSLEQPLRAAVLKGRNNYLCPRRLVALRRRGPESAEELRVLAKVMVWLQETHSGDRSEINLTGPAERAVWTRISAADENCGGDTCVRRMGGICPFHRAHQAAQAAHILIVNHALLLADVATGSRVLPDYDRLIVDEAHHIEAATTGALSYRLTQPEIERLLRELGGSRSGQLGRMLVVAQTQLQPSHYGALTALVEDATTKAIQFQNQLTALFASIVEFLQEQREGQALGNYAHQERIVEATRAQPAWIMVERAWDNTLNLLDPLLGDLEQINRTLKEIGATADEEELEDLTSNINQSYRALVELKKQVQGLVFEPQESMVYWVEINPQRQHQLTLQAAPLQVGDLMEEHIWHKKASVVLTSATLTAGGEFDYIKRRLNAEDADELALGSPFDYESAALLYLVDDIPEPAERGAYQNAVERGLIQLVKAANGRTLALFTSYEQLRRTSQAIVGPLAQAGIQVYEQGEGASPHALLENFKASHAGQGGILLGTRAFWEGVDIPGEALSVLALVRLPFDVPSDPLVAARSETFESPFYEYQVPEAILRFRQGFGRLIRTQADRGVVAVFDRRILTKTYGQLFIDSLPQCTLRRGRLADLPAAAARWLGA, encoded by the coding sequence ATGCCGGTCATCGTTGCCCTCGATCTTGAAACCACCGGACTGGACCCGGAAAAAGACGCCATCATCGAAATTGGAGCCGTCCGCTTCGATGGCCCGCGCGTTCAGGATGAATGGTCCAGCCTGATCAACCCCGGGCGGCGCATCCCGCCCTTTATTTCCCAGCTAACCGGCATCACAGACAGCATGGTGCAAGGCGCCCCTGCGCTGCGCCAGGTGCTACCCAAGCTTGCCGAATTCGTGGGTGACGCCCCCATCCTCGGTCAGCGGATCGCCTTTGATCTCTCGTTCCTGCGCCGCCACGGGTTATTTCAATTCAACGAATCGGTAGATACCTTTGACATGGCGGCAGTGATGATGCCCGGCGCCGGGCGCTACAACCTGGGCGCCTTGGGCCAGCAGCTTGGCATTCTGCTGCCAGCCACGCACCGCGCCCTGGACGATGCACGCGTCACCCAGGCGGTCCACCAAAAACTTTTCGAGCGCATGCTGGAAATGCCCATCGAACTGCTGGCCGAAATCGCCCAGCTGGGCGATGAGCATGCCTGGCGCGGCGAATTCGCTTTTCGCCAGGCGCTGCGCCTGCGCGCCGATGAGCTGGCGGCCGCTGGCCGCTCCACGTTGATCTCCAATGGCCCGCTATTCACCACTCCGCCGCCCGCCAGCACCGGCCGCCGCGCCGACCCCGATGAGGCCCAACCGCTGGACAGCGAAGAAGTCGCCGCCATGCTGCAGCACGGCGGCCCGTTCTCTCGGCAGTTCGGCGCCTTCGAGCACCGCAGCCAACAAGTGGAAATGGCGCGGGCGGTGAGCGAAGCCCTGGGCCAAGGCCGGCACCTGCTGGTGGAGGCGGGCACCGGCACGGGCAAATCGATCGCCTACACCCTTCCTGCAGCTCTGTGGGCGCAAAAGAACGACCAGCGCGTGGTCATCTCGACCAATACGATCAACTTGCAAGATCAGTTGATCCACAAAGATCTGCCGGAATTGCAAAAATCCCTTGAACAGCCGCTGCGAGCCGCGGTACTGAAAGGCCGCAACAATTACCTCTGCCCGCGGCGTCTGGTGGCCTTGCGCCGCCGCGGGCCGGAAAGCGCCGAAGAGCTGCGGGTGCTCGCCAAAGTGATGGTCTGGCTGCAAGAGACGCACAGCGGCGACCGCAGCGAGATCAACCTAACCGGCCCGGCCGAACGCGCCGTGTGGACGCGCATCTCCGCTGCCGATGAGAACTGCGGCGGTGACACCTGTGTACGCCGCATGGGCGGCATCTGCCCCTTCCACCGGGCCCACCAGGCAGCCCAGGCTGCCCATATCCTGATCGTCAACCACGCCCTGCTGCTAGCCGACGTGGCCACCGGCAGCCGCGTGCTGCCGGATTACGACCGCCTGATCGTGGACGAGGCGCATCACATTGAAGCCGCCACCACCGGGGCGCTGAGCTATCGCCTAACCCAGCCGGAAATTGAGCGTCTGCTGCGCGAACTGGGCGGCAGCCGCTCCGGCCAGCTGGGGCGCATGCTGGTGGTGGCCCAAACACAATTGCAGCCCAGCCACTATGGGGCGCTGACGGCCCTGGTGGAAGATGCCACCACCAAGGCGATCCAATTCCAGAACCAACTCACCGCCCTTTTTGCCTCGATCGTCGAATTTTTGCAGGAGCAGCGTGAAGGCCAGGCGCTGGGCAATTACGCCCACCAGGAACGCATTGTGGAAGCTACCCGAGCCCAGCCCGCCTGGATCATGGTGGAACGCGCCTGGGACAACACGCTCAATCTGCTGGACCCGCTGCTGGGCGATCTGGAACAGATCAACCGCACCCTGAAAGAGATCGGGGCCACGGCAGACGAAGAAGAGCTGGAAGACCTGACCAGCAACATCAACCAGTCTTACCGCGCCCTGGTGGAACTCAAGAAGCAAGTCCAGGGCCTGGTATTTGAACCGCAGGAAAGCATGGTGTACTGGGTGGAGATCAACCCGCAGCGCCAGCACCAGCTGACCTTGCAGGCAGCCCCGCTGCAAGTAGGCGACTTGATGGAGGAGCACATCTGGCATAAGAAAGCCAGCGTGGTGCTGACCTCTGCCACGCTGACCGCCGGCGGCGAGTTCGACTACATCAAACGCCGCCTGAACGCCGAAGACGCCGATGAGCTGGCCCTCGGCTCGCCGTTTGACTACGAGAGCGCCGCCCTGCTCTATTTGGTAGATGACATTCCCGAACCGGCTGAACGCGGCGCCTATCAGAACGCCGTAGAGCGCGGCCTGATCCAGTTGGTCAAGGCCGCCAACGGGCGCACCCTGGCCCTGTTCACTTCGTACGAGCAGCTGCGGCGCACCTCGCAGGCCATCGTCGGCCCGCTGGCCCAGGCCGGTATTCAGGTTTACGAGCAGGGCGAGGGCGCTTCACCCCACGCGCTGCTGGAAAACTTCAAGGCCAGCCACGCTGGCCAGGGCGGCATCTTGCTGGGCACGCGCGCCTTTTGGGAAGGCGTGGACATCCCGGGCGAGGCACTCAGCGTGCTGGCTCTGGTGCGCCTGCCTTTCGACGTGCCCAGTGACCCGCTGGTGGCGGCGCGCTCAGAGACCTTCGAATCGCCCTTCTATGAATATCAGGTGCCCGAAGCGATCCTGCGCTTCCGCCAGGGCTTCGGTCGCCTGATCCGCACCCAGGCGGACCGCGGCGTAGTGGCGGTCTTTGACCGCCGCATCCTAACCAAGACTTACGGGCAGCTGTTCATCGACTCCCTGCCACAATGTACGCTGCGCCGCGGCCGGCTGGCCGACTTGCCGGCCGCGGCCGCCCGTTGGCTGGGGGCTTAG
- a CDS encoding APC family permease — translation MRLFPKGPPLKDPIEKRIAQIAKQDDHIEYRPTGGKPRRTWVDWFIGRPLASADAPHQTINKSVGLAVFASDALSSTAYATQEILVVLALASAAAFSISLPLSLAIVLLLGIVTLSYRQTIHAYPDGGGAYIVARENLGVLPSLLAGASLMVDYVLTVAVSSSAGVAQLTSAFPQLHGRQVEVALVLITLITLINLRGVRESGSLLAVPSFLFIALSVLTIGVGLFKALTHSLGTLAEPPPLEMIGAATGLTTFLVLRAFASGTTALTGIEAISNGVTAFKEPRSKNAGTTLVWMSIILGTLFLGITFLAHEIGAVPSEFETVVSQIARTVFEGRGWLYYSVVGATTLILALAANTAFAGFPRLGALIAEDGYLPRQLTFRGSRLVYSYGIIALAVMAGVLIVLFNARVTGLIPLYAIGVFLSFTLSQAGLARHWWRSGRQLAKGGHKAKAEDEIIPYDRHWAVKMVFNAFGSVCTFGVMVILMVTKFQEGAWIVVVALPVIMVLFQTVNDHYDDLARHLTLKRYKPPKSIRRQRVIVPISGVHRGTLAALNYAKSLSDDVVAVHVSTNPQKAEELMLKWQKWAEDVDLVILGSAYRLLYEPLLRYVKTVAAESAEDEVVTVVVPEFIPRIWWHGYLHARAANALRMRLLFTPKVVIVEVPYIID, via the coding sequence ATGCGCCTGTTCCCCAAAGGACCTCCCTTGAAAGACCCCATAGAAAAACGTATAGCCCAAATCGCCAAACAAGACGACCATATCGAGTATCGGCCCACGGGCGGGAAGCCCCGCCGCACCTGGGTGGACTGGTTTATCGGCCGGCCCTTGGCCTCGGCAGATGCTCCGCATCAAACCATCAATAAGTCGGTGGGGCTGGCCGTGTTTGCTTCCGACGCACTCTCCTCCACGGCCTATGCCACCCAGGAGATCCTGGTGGTGCTGGCCCTGGCCAGTGCAGCCGCCTTCAGCATTTCGCTGCCGCTGTCGCTGGCGATTGTGCTGCTTTTGGGCATTGTGACCCTGTCTTATCGCCAGACCATCCATGCCTACCCAGATGGTGGGGGCGCCTATATTGTGGCGCGTGAGAACCTGGGCGTCCTCCCTTCACTGCTGGCTGGGGCTTCGCTGATGGTGGACTATGTGCTCACCGTGGCCGTGTCCTCCTCTGCGGGGGTGGCCCAGCTGACCTCGGCATTCCCGCAGCTGCACGGCCGCCAGGTGGAAGTCGCCCTCGTATTGATCACTCTGATCACCTTGATCAACCTGCGCGGGGTGCGCGAGTCGGGTTCGCTGCTTGCGGTGCCTTCCTTCCTTTTTATTGCGCTCTCCGTACTGACGATTGGCGTGGGTCTTTTTAAGGCTCTGACCCACTCGTTGGGGACGCTGGCGGAACCTCCGCCGCTGGAGATGATCGGGGCAGCCACGGGGTTAACCACCTTCCTGGTCCTGCGCGCTTTCGCCAGCGGCACCACGGCCTTGACGGGCATCGAAGCCATCTCCAACGGGGTGACGGCTTTCAAAGAGCCTCGCAGCAAGAATGCCGGCACCACCCTGGTATGGATGTCGATCATTCTGGGGACGCTGTTCCTGGGAATCACATTCCTGGCGCACGAAATCGGCGCCGTGCCTTCCGAGTTCGAAACCGTCGTCTCGCAGATTGCCCGCACGGTCTTCGAGGGCCGCGGCTGGCTGTACTACAGCGTTGTGGGCGCCACCACGCTGATCTTGGCCCTGGCGGCCAACACAGCCTTTGCGGGCTTCCCGCGTCTGGGTGCACTGATTGCCGAAGACGGCTATCTGCCGCGCCAGTTGACTTTTCGCGGCAGCCGTCTGGTGTACTCCTACGGCATTATTGCCCTGGCTGTGATGGCCGGGGTGCTCATCGTGCTATTCAATGCGCGCGTCACTGGGCTGATCCCCCTGTATGCCATCGGCGTCTTTCTCTCTTTCACGCTCTCGCAGGCCGGCTTGGCGCGCCATTGGTGGCGCTCCGGCCGGCAGCTCGCTAAAGGCGGACATAAAGCCAAAGCGGAGGACGAAATCATCCCCTATGACCGCCATTGGGCGGTCAAGATGGTCTTCAACGCCTTTGGTTCGGTGTGCACTTTTGGAGTCATGGTGATTTTGATGGTTACCAAGTTCCAGGAAGGGGCTTGGATCGTGGTGGTGGCCTTGCCCGTGATCATGGTCCTGTTCCAAACCGTCAACGACCATTACGATGATCTGGCGCGTCACTTAACCCTAAAGCGTTATAAACCACCCAAGTCGATTCGCCGGCAGAGGGTGATCGTGCCCATCTCCGGAGTGCATCGCGGCACCTTGGCAGCGCTTAACTACGCCAAGTCGCTGAGCGATGATGTGGTCGCCGTGCACGTCTCCACCAATCCGCAGAAAGCCGAAGAACTGATGCTGAAGTGGCAGAAGTGGGCTGAAGATGTGGACTTGGTCATCCTCGGTTCCGCTTACCGCCTGCTCTACGAGCCTTTGTTGCGCTATGTGAAGACAGTGGCAGCCGAGTCTGCTGAGGACGAAGTGGTCACCGTGGTGGTGCCGGAGTTCATCCCGCGCATTTGGTGGCACGGCTATCTGCATGCCCGGGCGGCCAATGCCCTGCGCATGCGCCTGCTGTTCACCCCCAAAGTGGTGATTGTCGAAGTACCCTACATCATCGACTAG
- a CDS encoding M20/M25/M40 family metallo-hydrolase, producing the protein MSDYNAIDDYIERNLDASLDELAKLCAVPSIAAQNLNLDECAELVAQMLQARGFQTEIMPSGGAPVVYAERKGKTDKTLLFYNHYDVQPAEPLELWDSPPFEATRRDGKVYARGVSDDKGHFVSRLFALDALLAQTDELPCNIKFVVEGEEEISSVHLPGFIEQHADKLAADACIWEFGYVDPDDKPMQILGMRGICYVQLEVELLSQDVHSGLGGSIFPNAAWRLVWALSTLKDQDERILIPGHYDNVLPPTELDRQLAAARPYLGDEYRQRYGVKEFLRGTNSQPELLLQETMEPTCTICGLTAGYQGEGSKTVLPAKASAKVDFRLVPNQTPEEVLKNLRAHLDAQGFEDVKINYLGGEAPGRVDPRDPFIQLVANAAEGVYGWPQQIVPMSGASGPNHAFIHHLKLPVAAAGMGYPGGQVHAPNENIREDLYLKTTKHVARVVQQFAQS; encoded by the coding sequence ATGAGCGATTACAACGCCATCGATGACTATATTGAACGTAACCTGGATGCCAGCCTGGATGAACTGGCCAAGCTGTGCGCAGTACCCAGCATTGCCGCCCAGAACCTGAATTTAGACGAATGCGCTGAACTGGTGGCCCAGATGCTGCAAGCCCGCGGCTTCCAGACCGAGATCATGCCTTCTGGCGGCGCGCCGGTGGTGTATGCCGAACGCAAAGGCAAAACCGACAAGACGCTGCTCTTCTACAACCATTACGACGTGCAGCCCGCCGAGCCGCTGGAACTGTGGGACTCGCCGCCTTTTGAAGCCACGCGCCGCGACGGCAAGGTCTACGCCCGCGGCGTCAGCGACGACAAGGGGCACTTCGTCAGCCGCCTGTTCGCCCTGGACGCGCTGCTGGCCCAGACCGATGAGCTGCCCTGCAACATCAAGTTCGTGGTGGAAGGCGAAGAAGAGATCAGCAGCGTGCACCTGCCCGGTTTCATTGAGCAGCATGCCGACAAGCTGGCGGCGGACGCCTGCATCTGGGAGTTCGGCTATGTAGACCCGGACGACAAACCCATGCAGATCCTGGGTATGCGCGGCATCTGCTATGTGCAGCTGGAGGTCGAACTGCTCAGCCAGGATGTACACTCCGGCTTGGGCGGCTCCATCTTCCCCAATGCCGCCTGGCGGCTGGTTTGGGCGCTGTCCACTCTCAAAGACCAGGATGAACGCATCCTCATCCCGGGCCACTACGACAACGTGCTGCCGCCCACGGAGCTGGACCGCCAACTGGCCGCGGCCCGCCCCTACCTGGGCGACGAGTATCGCCAGCGTTATGGGGTCAAAGAATTCCTGCGCGGCACCAACAGCCAGCCGGAACTGCTGCTTCAAGAGACGATGGAGCCTACCTGCACCATCTGCGGTCTGACCGCCGGCTACCAGGGCGAAGGCAGCAAAACCGTGCTGCCTGCCAAGGCCTCGGCCAAGGTGGACTTCCGCCTGGTGCCCAACCAAACGCCTGAAGAAGTGCTCAAGAACCTGCGCGCCCATTTGGACGCGCAAGGCTTTGAGGACGTCAAGATCAACTACCTGGGCGGGGAAGCCCCCGGCCGGGTCGACCCTCGTGATCCATTCATTCAATTGGTGGCCAACGCTGCTGAAGGGGTGTACGGCTGGCCGCAGCAAATTGTGCCCATGTCAGGGGCCTCTGGCCCCAACCATGCCTTTATCCACCACCTCAAGCTGCCTGTGGCCGCGGCGGGCATGGGCTACCCAGGCGGCCAGGTGCACGCCCCAAACGAGAACATCCGTGAGGACCTGTACCTGAAAACCACCAAGCATGTGGCCCGAGTGGTGCAGCAGTTTGCTCAAAGCTAG
- a CDS encoding VTT domain-containing protein has product METKDGWTLQRVLILVVVAALSVAIAFIPQERLENLQGYGYLGIFLLCLLANATIVLPTPAFLIVMAMGAHLSPLGLGLAAGSGAALGELSGYLAGYSGQAIIPDNPTSRRLTGWMENYGGLTIFLLAALPNPIFDLGGVAAGALKMPIWKFLAWCWPGKVIRMGFVALLGNGLLNLPNWLN; this is encoded by the coding sequence TTGGAGACCAAGGACGGCTGGACCCTCCAGCGCGTTCTTATTCTTGTGGTGGTCGCTGCGCTTAGCGTAGCGATTGCCTTTATCCCCCAGGAACGCTTGGAAAACTTGCAAGGCTACGGGTACCTGGGCATCTTCCTGCTCTGCCTGCTGGCCAACGCCACCATCGTGCTGCCCACACCGGCCTTTCTGATCGTCATGGCCATGGGCGCGCACCTCTCGCCGCTGGGCCTGGGCCTGGCGGCGGGCAGCGGCGCGGCGCTGGGCGAGCTTTCTGGTTACCTGGCCGGCTACTCCGGTCAGGCGATCATTCCAGACAACCCCACTTCCCGCCGGCTGACCGGCTGGATGGAGAATTACGGTGGTCTGACCATCTTCCTGCTGGCCGCCCTGCCCAACCCGATCTTCGACCTGGGCGGCGTGGCCGCAGGCGCGCTAAAAATGCCGATCTGGAAATTTCTGGCCTGGTGCTGGCCCGGCAAAGTGATTCGCATGGGGTTCGTTGCCCTGCTGGGCAATGGGCTATTGAACCTGCCCAATTGGCTAAACTAA